The Chryseolinea soli genome contains a region encoding:
- a CDS encoding bifunctional 3,4-dihydroxy-2-butanone-4-phosphate synthase/GTP cyclohydrolase II, with product MSAIKLNTIEEAIEDIENGKVIIVVDDEDRENEGDFICAAECITPEIVNFMATHGRGLICTPLVEDRCDELGLHMMVGTNTAVYETAFTVSVDLIGHGCTTGISAHDRAKTIRALVDPETKPEELGRPGHIFPLKAKRGGVLRRSGHTEAAIDFARLAGFKPAGVLVEIMNEDGTMARLPDLVKVAERFKLKLVTIKDLIEYRIKKETLIKREIEVDMPTEHGHFNLVAFDQLNTNEVHLALVKGTWEKDEPVLVRVHSSCVTGDIFGSCRCDCGPQLHKAMEMVDREGKGVVLYMKQEGRGIGLLNKLRAYKLQEQGLDTVEANLQLGFDMDERDYGVGAQIIRNLGITKIRLITNNPKKRVGLMGYGLEIVDNVPIEIVPNPHNEKYLLTKRDKLGHTILKHT from the coding sequence ATGAGTGCTATAAAACTGAATACCATTGAGGAGGCCATCGAAGATATAGAGAACGGCAAAGTGATCATCGTGGTGGACGACGAAGACCGCGAAAACGAAGGCGACTTCATTTGCGCCGCCGAGTGCATCACCCCCGAGATCGTGAACTTTATGGCCACCCACGGCCGCGGCCTCATCTGCACCCCGCTGGTGGAAGACCGTTGTGATGAACTCGGTCTGCACATGATGGTGGGCACCAACACGGCCGTCTACGAAACGGCCTTCACCGTATCGGTTGACCTGATCGGCCACGGCTGTACCACCGGCATCTCCGCCCACGACCGCGCCAAAACCATCCGCGCCCTGGTAGATCCCGAAACCAAGCCCGAAGAACTGGGCCGCCCCGGCCATATTTTCCCTTTGAAAGCAAAACGCGGCGGCGTGCTCCGTCGCTCTGGCCACACCGAGGCCGCCATAGACTTTGCGCGACTGGCGGGGTTCAAACCCGCCGGTGTATTGGTTGAAATCATGAACGAAGACGGCACCATGGCCCGCCTGCCCGACCTGGTAAAAGTGGCCGAACGTTTCAAGTTGAAGCTGGTGACCATTAAAGACCTGATCGAATATAGAATCAAAAAAGAAACCCTGATCAAGCGCGAGATCGAGGTGGATATGCCCACGGAACACGGCCACTTTAACCTGGTGGCTTTTGACCAACTCAATACCAACGAAGTACATTTAGCGTTAGTAAAGGGAACCTGGGAAAAGGACGAACCCGTGCTGGTGCGCGTGCACTCTTCGTGCGTGACGGGCGACATTTTCGGGTCGTGCCGTTGCGATTGCGGACCGCAGTTGCACAAGGCCATGGAAATGGTGGACCGCGAAGGAAAAGGCGTGGTGCTCTATATGAAACAGGAGGGAAGAGGCATCGGGCTCTTGAACAAACTGAGGGCCTACAAGTTGCAGGAACAAGGGCTCGACACCGTGGAAGCCAACCTGCAACTGGGTTTTGATATGGACGAACGCGACTATGGCGTAGGTGCACAAATAATTCGTAACTTGGGTATAACAAAGATCCGACTCATCACCAACAACCCCAAGAAGCGTGTAGGCCTGATGGGCTACGGATTGGAGATCGTTGACAATGTGCCCATCGAAATTGTGCCCAATCCACATAACGAAAAGTATTTATTGACAAAACGCGATAAGCTGGGTCATACCATTTTAAAGCATACATGA